A single Methylomonas sp. AM2-LC DNA region contains:
- a CDS encoding rod shape-determining protein, translating into MFKRIRGLFSNDLSIDLGTANTLIYVPGQGIVLNEPSVVAIKEDKVRGQKTIAAIGADAKNMLGRTPGNITAIRPLKDGVIADFAVTERMLRHFIKKVHENKLLRPSPRILICVPCGSTQVERRAIRESAAMAGAREVYLIEEPMSAAVGAGLPVDTAHGSMVLDIGGGTSEVAVISLNGIVYSASVRIGGDRFDESIISYVRRNYGTLIGEATAEKIKHEIGAAYPGSEVREMQVTGRNLAEGIPRSFMLNSNEILEALQEPLSGIISAVRVALEQTPPELGADVASRGIVLTGGGALLKDIDRLVSEETGLPVYIADDPLTCVARGGGMVLEMLDSKGASAFSLE; encoded by the coding sequence ATGTTTAAACGAATTCGTGGCCTTTTTTCCAACGATCTATCTATCGATCTGGGAACGGCAAACACACTAATTTACGTTCCAGGCCAAGGTATAGTTCTAAACGAACCATCCGTTGTGGCTATCAAAGAAGATAAAGTCAGAGGACAAAAGACCATCGCTGCGATTGGTGCTGACGCTAAAAATATGCTGGGTCGTACCCCCGGCAACATTACCGCCATCCGGCCCTTAAAAGATGGCGTGATTGCAGATTTCGCGGTCACTGAACGCATGCTCAGACATTTTATTAAAAAAGTACACGAAAACAAATTATTAAGACCCAGTCCACGTATTTTGATTTGTGTACCTTGCGGTTCCACACAAGTAGAAAGACGCGCCATTCGCGAATCTGCGGCTATGGCTGGCGCACGTGAAGTATATTTGATAGAAGAGCCCATGTCAGCCGCAGTCGGTGCCGGTTTACCAGTCGATACAGCCCATGGTTCTATGGTGTTGGATATTGGCGGTGGTACTTCCGAAGTGGCGGTAATCTCTTTAAATGGTATCGTTTATTCAGCTTCAGTACGTATCGGTGGCGATCGCTTCGACGAATCCATTATCAGCTATGTGCGCCGTAACTACGGCACCCTGATTGGTGAAGCCACTGCCGAAAAAATCAAACACGAAATCGGTGCCGCATACCCAGGCAGTGAAGTACGGGAAATGCAAGTCACGGGTCGCAATCTGGCCGAAGGTATACCGCGTAGCTTTATGTTAAACAGTAACGAAATACTGGAAGCCTTGCAAGAACCTTTGTCGGGCATTATCAGTGCCGTACGCGTGGCACTGGAACAAACCCCACCCGAACTGGGTGCCGATGTTGCCAGTCGCGGTATCGTGCTGACCGGCGGTGGAGCCTTGCTGAAAGATATTGACCGCTTGGTATCCGAAGAAACTGGCTTACCCGTTTACATCGCCGATGATCCGTTAACCTGTGTAGCCCGCGGTGGCGGTATGGTATTAGAAATGCTGGATTCCAAAGGCGCTTCTGCGTTTTCTCTGGAATAA
- the gatA gene encoding Asp-tRNA(Asn)/Glu-tRNA(Gln) amidotransferase subunit GatA, with the protein MHSKSLTELAAGLRSKQFSSVELTQAFLARIQQYQHLNAFITVSAESALQQAAQADVALAAGTAGPLTGIPLGQKDIFCTQGIKTSCGSKMLDNFIAPYDATVIHHFNQAGAVMLGKLNMDEFAMGSSNETSHYGAVRNPWDENCVPGGSSGGSAAAVAAGLVAASTGTDTGGSIRQPAALCGITGLKPTYGRVSRYGMIAYASSLDQGGPMTRSAEDAAILLQTMAGFDEKDSTSVDTAVPDYSATLNDSLQGLKIGLPKEFFSADLDSAMAAAIQAAIAEYQKLGAEVVEVSMPNLKLAIPAYYVIASAECSSNLSRFDGVRFGYRCQNPEDLSDLYTRSRGEAFGAEVKRRILMGTYALSAGYYDAYYLKAQQVRRLISDDFKRALSSVDVIMGPVTPSPAFRIGEKTGDPIQMYLSDIYTIAINLAGLPAMSIPAGFVDNKPVGLHVIGNYFSEARLLNIAHRYQQVTAHHQQIAPGFA; encoded by the coding sequence ATGCATAGCAAAAGCCTTACCGAACTGGCAGCGGGTCTGCGCAGTAAACAATTTTCCAGTGTGGAACTGACGCAGGCCTTTTTGGCGCGTATTCAGCAGTATCAACACCTGAACGCTTTTATTACCGTTAGCGCGGAAAGCGCGTTGCAACAGGCGGCACAGGCCGATGTGGCATTGGCGGCTGGCACTGCCGGGCCACTGACGGGTATTCCACTGGGTCAAAAAGACATCTTTTGTACACAAGGCATTAAAACCAGTTGCGGCTCCAAAATGCTGGACAATTTTATTGCTCCTTACGATGCCACGGTGATTCATCACTTTAATCAGGCTGGTGCGGTGATGCTGGGCAAACTGAATATGGATGAGTTTGCCATGGGTTCCTCTAACGAAACCAGCCATTATGGTGCGGTGCGTAATCCTTGGGATGAAAACTGTGTACCGGGCGGCTCTTCGGGTGGCTCTGCGGCGGCGGTGGCGGCTGGATTGGTGGCGGCCAGTACCGGTACTGATACCGGTGGTTCTATTCGTCAGCCAGCGGCCTTATGTGGCATTACTGGCTTAAAACCTACCTATGGTCGGGTGTCGCGCTATGGCATGATCGCCTATGCGTCCAGTCTTGATCAAGGTGGACCGATGACACGCAGCGCCGAAGATGCGGCAATTTTGCTGCAAACCATGGCGGGTTTTGATGAGAAAGACTCTACCAGTGTGGATACCGCTGTGCCTGACTATAGCGCCACGCTAAACGACAGTTTGCAGGGATTGAAAATCGGTTTACCTAAAGAGTTTTTCAGTGCCGATTTGGACAGCGCCATGGCCGCTGCGATACAGGCCGCTATTGCCGAATATCAAAAACTGGGTGCGGAAGTGGTGGAAGTGTCCATGCCTAATTTAAAACTGGCTATCCCCGCATATTATGTGATTGCTTCGGCTGAATGCTCTTCTAATTTATCCCGTTTTGATGGGGTGCGCTTTGGTTACCGCTGTCAAAATCCGGAAGATTTAAGTGATTTATACACGCGTTCGCGGGGTGAAGCGTTTGGCGCAGAAGTGAAACGCCGTATTTTGATGGGTACTTATGCCCTGTCTGCTGGGTATTACGATGCATATTATCTGAAAGCGCAACAGGTGCGGCGTTTAATCAGTGATGATTTTAAACGCGCGTTAAGCAGCGTGGATGTCATCATGGGGCCGGTGACGCCTAGCCCGGCTTTCCGCATCGGTGAAAAAACTGGCGATCCGATTCAGATGTATTTATCCGACATTTACACCATTGCCATTAATCTGGCGGGTTTACCGGCCATGTCTATTCCGGCTGGGTTTGTAGACAACAAACCAGTGGGTTTGCATGTGATCGGCAATTATTTTAGCGAAGCACGTTTGCTGAACATAGCCCACCGCTATCAGCAAGTTACCGCTCATCATCAACAAATTGCGCCTGGCTTTGCCTGA
- a CDS encoding pyruvate kinase, with the protein MTNTASVLASDDSYQLILKQLLNEMCSIRKSVVENAAYRLAKYSTLYRSGVFTKSAINLAQYLALRQFDLRHLQLRLAQLGLSSLGRAEASVLSTLDAVIDILRRATEPGYVSDGKNPSEYGFSRGQQLLDQHTIELFGPYFEKSKAHVMVTLGTEAAWDYQLICELLQKGMTCARINCAHDQTSIWQAMIRNVRRAEAESGRRCRILMDLAGHKIRTGAIQLGPAIHHIKIKCNAYGKCIKPGRLILYNTALPAKPAVDTETVEFKIGLSDDFFRQLTVGSELAFTDVRGKARKLIVETILADGELQVCCEQSSYLESGTELTLFNPAEDSEQSVGTGRLGSFSGQAQTILLFKDDLLLLTEHSIEGAPAEYDKEGAIIKPAYIGCTLNEVVSRLTVGDPVWIDDGKLGAEVTAINEDGALLRVTRAGTRGVKIMSDKGINFPATNLALPPLSEKDLEDLDFVCEHADLVGFSFVESQADMEYLIEELAKRSATDLPIIAKIETNRAVKNMPEIILGTIGRHSLGIMIARGDLAVELGSARLAEIQEELLWLCEAAHVPVIWATQVLESIAKKGTKSRPEFTDAAMAVRAECVMLNKGPYVVDALSALVNVMIRMQEHQHKKFPRLRALHW; encoded by the coding sequence ATGACGAATACGGCTTCTGTGCTTGCAAGTGATGATTCCTATCAATTGATACTAAAACAATTGTTGAACGAAATGTGTTCCATACGCAAAAGTGTGGTTGAGAACGCCGCTTATCGGTTAGCAAAATACTCGACGCTTTACCGCTCTGGGGTGTTTACCAAAAGTGCGATTAATCTGGCGCAATATTTAGCGCTCCGACAATTCGACCTAAGGCACTTGCAATTGCGCTTGGCACAACTGGGTTTATCATCCCTGGGAAGAGCGGAAGCCTCTGTACTGTCTACCCTGGATGCAGTAATCGATATTTTGCGCCGTGCAACAGAACCGGGTTATGTTTCTGATGGCAAAAATCCCAGCGAATATGGTTTCTCGCGCGGGCAGCAGTTACTCGACCAGCACACCATTGAATTATTTGGGCCTTATTTCGAAAAAAGTAAAGCGCATGTCATGGTGACACTTGGTACTGAAGCGGCTTGGGATTATCAATTGATTTGCGAGTTGTTGCAGAAAGGCATGACCTGTGCGCGCATTAATTGTGCGCATGATCAGACCAGTATCTGGCAAGCCATGATCAGAAACGTGCGCAGAGCAGAAGCCGAATCGGGCAGGCGCTGTCGTATTTTGATGGATCTGGCTGGTCATAAAATCAGAACCGGTGCCATACAGCTTGGCCCTGCCATTCACCACATCAAAATAAAATGTAATGCCTACGGTAAATGCATAAAACCCGGCCGACTGATACTTTACAATACTGCGCTGCCAGCCAAGCCAGCAGTGGATACAGAAACTGTAGAGTTTAAAATTGGACTTAGTGATGACTTTTTTCGCCAGTTGACAGTGGGTTCGGAACTGGCTTTTACCGATGTGCGTGGCAAAGCACGCAAACTGATAGTTGAAACTATCTTAGCGGATGGAGAATTACAGGTTTGTTGTGAGCAAAGTAGTTATCTGGAATCCGGTACTGAGCTTACTCTGTTTAACCCGGCTGAAGATTCTGAACAGTCTGTAGGCACTGGCAGGCTGGGTAGCTTTTCAGGACAAGCACAGACTATTCTGCTATTTAAAGATGATTTACTGTTACTGACCGAACACAGTATAGAGGGAGCGCCCGCTGAGTACGATAAAGAGGGAGCTATTATCAAACCAGCATACATAGGTTGCACTTTGAATGAGGTTGTCAGCCGCTTGACTGTTGGCGACCCGGTGTGGATAGATGATGGCAAATTAGGTGCCGAAGTGACCGCTATTAATGAAGACGGTGCTTTACTGCGTGTTACCCGAGCAGGTACTCGGGGTGTAAAAATAATGAGTGATAAGGGCATTAATTTTCCTGCCACGAATCTGGCCTTACCGCCCTTAAGTGAAAAAGACCTGGAAGATCTGGATTTTGTGTGTGAGCATGCTGATTTAGTGGGCTTTTCTTTCGTAGAATCGCAAGCAGACATGGAATATTTGATTGAGGAATTGGCTAAACGCAGCGCCACAGACTTACCGATTATCGCCAAAATTGAAACTAACAGAGCCGTTAAGAACATGCCGGAAATCATACTTGGCACTATAGGCCGTCATAGCTTGGGTATTATGATTGCGCGTGGCGATTTGGCGGTGGAACTGGGCAGTGCGCGACTGGCGGAAATACAGGAAGAATTGCTTTGGCTATGTGAGGCGGCACATGTACCGGTAATTTGGGCAACACAAGTATTGGAATCTATCGCTAAAAAAGGCACAAAATCCAGACCCGAATTTACCGATGCTGCCATGGCGGTAAGGGCTGAATGCGTAATGTTGAACAAAGGCCCTTATGTGGTGGATGCCTTATCGGCTTTAGTGAATGTGATGATTAGAATGCAGGAACATCAGCACAAAAAATTTCCACGTCTGCGGGCATTGCATTGGTGA
- a CDS encoding flavin reductase family protein yields MNAFDMSKAFTLIEPGPVVLITTNDGLKNNIMTLSWTMVLDFTPTFAICTGQWNYSFAALCKTRECVIAIPTVDMIDTVIGIGTCSGSDTDKFAQFKLTAVQGKIVNAPLIKECLANIECKVSDIVKKHNIVILDAVAAYFDPLHSEKRTIHAVGDGSFIVDGRTLDRKKMMASKIPTGI; encoded by the coding sequence ATGAATGCGTTTGACATGAGTAAAGCGTTTACCTTGATAGAACCTGGACCTGTGGTACTAATCACCACTAATGATGGCTTGAAAAATAATATCATGACCCTTTCGTGGACTATGGTGTTGGATTTTACCCCTACATTTGCCATATGCACGGGGCAATGGAATTATTCGTTTGCCGCTCTATGCAAAACAAGAGAGTGTGTGATTGCAATACCCACTGTTGACATGATAGATACAGTCATCGGCATAGGTACTTGCTCGGGTAGTGATACGGACAAATTTGCCCAATTTAAGCTGACCGCTGTGCAAGGTAAAATTGTCAATGCGCCATTGATTAAAGAATGTTTAGCGAATATTGAATGTAAGGTTAGTGATATCGTCAAAAAACACAATATAGTGATTTTGGATGCTGTTGCCGCCTACTTTGACCCCTTACATTCTGAGAAACGGACTATCCATGCCGTGGGTGATGGCTCGTTTATAGTTGATGGGCGCACACTGGATCGAAAAAAAATGATGGCATCCAAAATTCCAACCGGTATTTGA
- a CDS encoding chemotaxis protein CheW: MLNNKSLDVEESLTKMIRHMQIVEECRVELNNLQGIWDNLTLLGQLSGTGTDMNGTRQSFQKLTGSLLNQLANETLRKCVLEMTSKAQVAIDILVRNLFERTADIGFLATDEDIIAVAKSAKLLEKKFSRMHDLEVSLVKLKERFFEYYSKYSVYSDIVLLDTEGKILVRLNDKNTVEQTQHSLVKRSLETTDGYLETFDTIDFLPDESTSLVYSYRVLDEENIAIGVLCLCFRFENELAGIFNNLVAEDDWSVITLLNEAGHVIASSDIDHIALQVKLSPVLDKEFRIQRFAGQEYLACTRTSHNYQGYAGPKWYAHVMLPLQHAFNRDASGILNTIPQQRLNTVMEHSQLFGESLRNIPQQAELIQRELNRSVWNGNVKQYHHQDGKDAGFSKILLWEISNTGAKTQSVFQQSIANLHETVVTSVLEDSRFQASLAIDIMDRNLYERANDCRWWALTSSFREILAEAEVSATGKQRISSILTYINNLYTVYTNLFVFDKYGRILAVSNVNESHLVGQNVAEDWHKRVLMIGDSQGYAVSDFTVTRFYNNQPTYIYGAAITDAHENKVLGGIGIVFDATPQFSAMLQDALPKNADGQIDSSSFAVFVNQEGRVIACSDDRYKPGENLPVSSYLLHLKSGENLMDVIALQGEYYAIGAYASKGYREYKSESDAYKNTVIALVGKQLCAINENPDKVQEVPRPTIHSDRGNKGDNVEIATFRLGKEWFGIRANQILEAVDPNNITPAPGAGAECEGYLVYDQIPIPVFDIRTAVCATENQALCSDRNSQQVIVIQYDPSTRFGIISDALGEIPEIELSRMNKLPPMLSGGSLLADTAIAPDNAADEFLLLVLNIDRLAEKLASGMKLSRMTN, translated from the coding sequence ATGCTTAATAACAAAAGCCTTGATGTAGAAGAAAGCTTAACCAAGATGATACGGCATATGCAAATCGTAGAAGAATGCCGAGTAGAACTGAATAATTTACAAGGTATTTGGGATAATCTTACCTTGCTGGGACAGTTATCGGGTACGGGTACGGATATGAATGGCACTCGCCAATCTTTCCAAAAGTTAACCGGATCACTCTTAAATCAACTTGCTAACGAAACTTTGCGAAAATGTGTTTTAGAGATGACATCCAAGGCGCAAGTAGCCATTGACATACTGGTCAGAAATCTTTTTGAACGCACTGCCGATATTGGTTTTTTAGCAACAGATGAGGATATTATTGCTGTCGCTAAATCAGCAAAATTATTAGAAAAAAAATTCTCCAGAATGCATGATTTGGAAGTGTCATTAGTTAAGCTAAAGGAGCGATTTTTTGAATACTATTCTAAGTATTCAGTTTATTCAGATATTGTTTTATTGGATACCGAAGGTAAAATTTTGGTGCGTCTAAATGATAAAAACACGGTAGAACAAACCCAACATTCTCTCGTAAAACGATCCCTCGAAACAACAGATGGCTACCTCGAAACCTTTGATACTATCGATTTTTTGCCTGATGAATCAACTTCATTAGTGTATTCGTATCGAGTGCTAGACGAAGAAAATATCGCAATCGGTGTTTTATGCCTTTGTTTTAGATTCGAGAACGAATTAGCAGGTATATTCAATAATTTAGTGGCTGAGGATGATTGGTCTGTCATTACACTCTTGAATGAAGCAGGGCACGTTATTGCCAGTTCGGACATTGATCATATCGCCCTTCAGGTAAAATTATCGCCCGTATTGGATAAGGAGTTTCGTATTCAGCGCTTTGCCGGTCAGGAATATCTGGCCTGTACGCGTACTAGTCATAACTACCAAGGTTATGCCGGGCCTAAATGGTATGCGCATGTGATGTTGCCCTTACAACATGCCTTTAATCGTGACGCTTCAGGTATCCTTAACACCATCCCACAGCAAAGACTCAATACGGTTATGGAGCATTCACAATTATTTGGCGAAAGTTTGCGTAACATACCGCAGCAAGCCGAATTGATTCAAAGAGAACTTAATCGTTCAGTGTGGAATGGGAACGTAAAACAATATCATCATCAAGATGGAAAAGATGCCGGATTTTCCAAAATTCTGTTGTGGGAAATCAGTAACACGGGCGCTAAAACCCAATCAGTGTTTCAGCAATCCATCGCCAATTTACACGAAACAGTGGTGACATCCGTACTTGAAGATAGCCGCTTTCAAGCGTCTCTCGCTATCGATATCATGGATCGTAACTTATATGAACGCGCCAACGACTGCCGCTGGTGGGCGCTCACTTCATCATTCCGCGAAATACTTGCTGAAGCTGAAGTTTCTGCTACAGGTAAACAGCGCATTTCAAGCATACTAACCTATATCAATAATTTATATACCGTTTATACCAATTTGTTTGTTTTTGATAAGTACGGACGTATTTTGGCCGTATCCAATGTCAACGAATCACATCTGGTTGGGCAGAATGTTGCGGAAGATTGGCATAAACGTGTACTGATGATAGGCGATTCACAAGGCTATGCTGTTTCCGACTTTACCGTAACTCGCTTTTATAATAACCAACCCACCTATATCTATGGCGCTGCCATAACAGATGCACATGAAAATAAAGTGCTTGGTGGTATAGGCATCGTTTTCGATGCAACACCGCAATTTTCGGCAATGTTGCAAGATGCGCTACCCAAAAATGCCGATGGACAGATCGATTCAAGTTCGTTTGCAGTTTTTGTAAACCAAGAGGGTCGTGTTATTGCTTGTTCTGATGATCGTTATAAACCCGGCGAAAATTTGCCCGTTTCTAGCTACTTATTGCATCTAAAATCGGGTGAAAACTTAATGGATGTCATTGCTCTGCAAGGCGAATACTATGCGATAGGTGCTTATGCCTCTAAAGGATATAGAGAATACAAGAGTGAGAGCGATGCTTATAAAAACACCGTGATTGCGCTAGTAGGCAAACAATTATGTGCCATTAACGAAAATCCAGACAAAGTTCAAGAAGTTCCCCGTCCAACCATCCATTCCGATCGCGGCAATAAAGGCGATAATGTAGAAATTGCCACTTTTAGATTAGGAAAGGAATGGTTTGGTATCCGCGCCAACCAAATTTTGGAAGCGGTTGATCCAAACAATATTACGCCAGCACCCGGTGCAGGCGCAGAATGCGAAGGCTATTTAGTGTACGATCAAATACCTATTCCAGTTTTCGATATAAGAACGGCTGTCTGTGCAACAGAGAATCAAGCGTTGTGTTCTGATCGTAACTCACAGCAAGTGATCGTTATACAGTATGACCCTAGCACCCGTTTCGGGATTATTTCAGATGCCTTAGGCGAAATCCCAGAGATCGAACTATCCCGTATGAATAAATTACCACCCATGCTCAGCGGTGGATCCTTATTAGCCGACACCGCCATTGCCCCTGATAATGCAGCCGACGAATTTTTATTATTAGTTTTAAATATAGACCGCTTAGCCGAGAAATTGGCTTCTGGAATGAAGTTATCCAGAATGACCAATTAA
- the gatC gene encoding Asp-tRNA(Asn)/Glu-tRNA(Gln) amidotransferase subunit GatC produces the protein MSLTTDDVKKIAHLARLGIAEQDIEHYAKDLSGMLDLMTQMGSLDTQGVKPMAHPLDQTQRLRADVVTETDQRQRFQSIAPQTEAGLYLVPKVID, from the coding sequence ATGTCGTTGACTACAGATGACGTTAAAAAAATCGCTCACCTGGCTCGGCTGGGAATTGCCGAACAGGATATTGAGCATTATGCTAAAGATTTATCCGGTATGCTGGATTTAATGACGCAAATGGGAAGTCTGGACACACAAGGGGTAAAGCCGATGGCGCATCCACTGGACCAAACTCAACGCCTGCGTGCGGATGTGGTTACCGAAACCGATCAGCGTCAACGTTTTCAAAGCATTGCACCACAAACCGAAGCCGGATTGTATCTGGTACCTAAAGTGATTGATTAA
- the gatB gene encoding Asp-tRNA(Asn)/Glu-tRNA(Gln) amidotransferase subunit GatB — protein sequence MNSQWEAVIGLEIHTQLATRSKIFSAAATAYGAEPNSQACAVDLGLPGVLPVLNEEAVRMAVTFGLAIDAEIAPQSIFARKNYFYPDLPKGYQISQFELPIVGKGYLDIEVDGVKKRVGITRAHLEEDAGKSLHEDYQGLTGIDLNRAGTPLLEIVSEPDMRSAKEAVAYMRKLHELVRYLEICDGNMQEGSFRCDANVSVRPKGQVEFGTRAEIKNINSFKFVEKAINHEIERHIDILESGGRIVQETRLYDANKDETRSMRSKEEANDYRYFPDPDLLPVVIEDSLKAAIKATLPELPEAKKQRFVAQYAQDDETASTLTSSRELADYYEALVKISGCEAKLCSNWLTGDVLGALNKAGLEISDCPVSTERLAGLLQRIADKTISGKIAKQVFDKLWNGTASADEIIEQEGLVQITDMGAIAAIIDAIIAKNPAQVEQYRSGKDKVFGFFVGQVMKESQGKANPEEVNKLLIEKLSG from the coding sequence ATGAACAGTCAATGGGAAGCCGTTATCGGCTTGGAAATACATACGCAACTGGCCACACGCTCCAAAATATTTTCTGCGGCTGCGACTGCCTATGGCGCAGAGCCGAATAGTCAGGCCTGTGCGGTGGATTTAGGTCTGCCCGGCGTATTGCCGGTGTTGAATGAGGAAGCGGTGCGCATGGCAGTGACTTTTGGCTTGGCGATTGATGCTGAAATTGCGCCGCAATCCATCTTTGCGCGTAAAAACTACTTTTATCCGGATTTACCCAAAGGTTATCAAATCAGTCAGTTTGAATTACCGATAGTGGGTAAAGGTTATCTGGATATTGAGGTGGATGGGGTTAAAAAACGCGTGGGCATTACCCGTGCGCATTTGGAAGAAGATGCGGGGAAATCGCTGCATGAAGATTATCAAGGCTTAACGGGTATCGACCTGAATCGGGCCGGTACGCCGTTGTTGGAAATTGTTTCGGAACCGGATATGCGCTCGGCCAAAGAAGCCGTGGCCTATATGCGCAAGTTGCACGAACTGGTACGTTATCTGGAAATTTGCGATGGTAATATGCAGGAAGGCTCGTTCCGCTGCGATGCCAATGTCTCGGTACGGCCTAAAGGCCAGGTGGAATTTGGTACACGTGCCGAAATCAAAAACATTAACTCGTTTAAGTTTGTGGAAAAAGCCATCAATCATGAGATTGAGCGCCATATCGACATTCTGGAAAGCGGTGGGCGTATCGTGCAGGAAACGCGTTTGTACGATGCCAACAAAGACGAAACCCGCTCTATGCGCAGCAAGGAAGAAGCCAACGATTATCGTTACTTCCCCGATCCTGATTTATTGCCAGTGGTGATTGAAGACAGCCTGAAAGCGGCTATTAAAGCCACGCTGCCAGAACTGCCCGAAGCTAAGAAACAGCGTTTTGTGGCGCAATATGCGCAGGATGATGAAACGGCTAGCACCCTGACCTCTTCGCGCGAATTGGCGGATTATTATGAAGCACTGGTAAAAATCTCTGGCTGTGAAGCTAAATTATGCAGTAACTGGCTAACGGGCGATGTGTTGGGCGCTTTAAACAAGGCAGGACTGGAAATTAGCGACTGTCCAGTCAGTACCGAACGTTTGGCTGGCTTGTTGCAACGCATTGCCGATAAAACCATCAGCGGTAAAATCGCCAAACAAGTGTTTGATAAGTTATGGAACGGTACGGCGAGTGCCGATGAGATTATCGAACAGGAAGGCTTGGTACAAATTACCGATATGGGCGCGATTGCGGCCATTATTGATGCCATTATCGCTAAAAACCCTGCGCAGGTTGAGCAGTATCGTAGTGGTAAGGATAAGGTGTTTGGCTTTTTTGTTGGGCAGGTGATGAAAGAAAGCCAGGGTAAGGCCAATCCTGAGGAAGTGAACAAATTGTTAATTGAGAAGTTGAGTGGTTAG
- a CDS encoding rhomboid family intramembrane serine protease yields the protein MLIVPVGRKPDWRRPPIVTLLLVLVNCFVFFGFQYKDYQARDLAAVYYFQHDLQTIEFPRYEAYLRQQGQVEKADKIAQKIEKKDYSVLGELEHDRVFLKSLAADKIVKDNERIYYTWKPQRQEFNRMLGTRFSDRYAFDSRDLKPITFISHQFMHAGFGHLFGNMLILLLVGYIVEDALGSVRFLLFYLLGGMGAASVFWAASLGHDIALVGASGSIAAVMGMYTVLFGLRKIEFFYWILIYFDLARLPAIVLLPVWVGNEIYQKLSTPESNVAYMAHAGGLVTGALLVYMARLLGKLKVDTEFEQEAAQGGYKQELELADALMHKLEIDKARQAYFILLEKYPGHPELLAKLFNLCKNQPLSTHFQRLSSKVFALSSKDDTSVALQAQMYKIHMQIASSPKIKQTQALDLIARFIHFHHLSQAEHLLEKLLQNASDDLKLPGLLAALIKRQRLAGKAEHAEKNRQRLQLLFPDSQEARVLESL from the coding sequence ATGCTGATTGTCCCTGTTGGTCGTAAACCGGATTGGAGGCGTCCACCTATCGTTACGCTGTTGCTGGTGCTGGTTAATTGCTTTGTGTTTTTTGGCTTCCAGTACAAAGATTACCAAGCCAGAGACTTGGCGGCCGTATATTATTTTCAGCACGATCTACAAACTATCGAATTTCCACGCTACGAAGCATATTTGCGCCAACAGGGTCAAGTGGAAAAAGCGGATAAAATAGCGCAAAAAATCGAGAAAAAAGACTATAGCGTATTAGGCGAATTAGAACATGATCGCGTATTTCTCAAGTCTTTAGCGGCAGATAAAATAGTGAAAGATAACGAACGTATCTACTATACCTGGAAACCGCAACGCCAAGAATTTAACCGCATGTTAGGTACGCGTTTTTCAGATCGTTACGCTTTTGACAGTCGCGACCTAAAACCCATTACCTTTATTAGCCACCAGTTTATGCATGCTGGATTTGGACATTTATTCGGCAATATGCTGATATTGTTACTGGTAGGCTATATCGTTGAAGATGCACTGGGCAGTGTGCGTTTTTTGCTGTTTTACCTGCTGGGAGGGATGGGAGCCGCCAGCGTGTTTTGGGCCGCCAGTTTAGGACATGACATTGCTCTGGTAGGGGCTTCTGGGTCTATTGCCGCAGTCATGGGTATGTACACGGTATTGTTTGGTTTACGCAAAATTGAGTTCTTCTATTGGATTTTAATCTATTTCGATCTGGCTAGATTACCCGCCATTGTCTTATTACCGGTATGGGTCGGCAATGAGATTTACCAGAAATTATCCACACCCGAAAGTAATGTCGCTTATATGGCTCATGCCGGTGGTTTGGTGACAGGTGCCTTGTTGGTGTACATGGCGCGATTACTGGGTAAGCTTAAAGTGGACACCGAGTTTGAGCAGGAAGCAGCGCAGGGTGGATACAAGCAGGAATTAGAACTGGCAGACGCTTTAATGCACAAACTGGAGATAGACAAAGCGCGACAGGCCTATTTTATTTTATTGGAAAAATATCCCGGCCACCCGGAACTATTGGCCAAGCTGTTTAACCTATGCAAAAACCAACCCTTAAGTACGCACTTTCAACGCCTATCATCCAAAGTGTTTGCCTTAAGCAGCAAAGACGATACCAGTGTGGCGTTGCAAGCTCAAATGTACAAAATACATATGCAAATTGCCAGTTCGCCAAAGATTAAGCAAACTCAAGCATTGGATTTGATCGCCCGTTTTATCCATTTTCATCATCTCAGCCAAGCAGAGCATTTACTGGAAAAACTGCTACAAAATGCAAGTGACGACCTTAAATTGCCCGGCTTGCTGGCCGCTTTGATTAAACGCCAGCGTCTGGCCGGAAAAGCCGAACATGCAGAAAAAAACCGGCAGCGTTTACAATTGCTTTTTCCCGATTCCCAAGAAGCCAGAGTACTGGAGTCGCTGTAG